The DNA segment ATTCCAGAAGGTGCTCGATGAAACGCAGAGCGCCGACACCAAGGCGAATGCCGTCATCGCCAGCCTGCGCGGCAATGCGTATCTTTCGCTCGGCAAGAAAGACCAGGCGCGCGAATCGCTGGAGCAAGCCTTGCTCGCCAAGGCGGACTATCCCGAGGCCTTGATCGGTCTTGCCAGGCTGGCGCTGTCGCAGGGCGACGTGGCCGGCGCCAACCGCCTGATCGAGCAAGCCACCAGCAAAAATCCTCAGCATGTCGAGTCCTGGCTTTTCAAGGGGGATCTTGAACGCGCGCAAAACCGCGTGGATCCGGCGCTGGCGGCTTACGGCCAAGTCCTGGCAATCAAGCCGGGCGACGCCGCCGCGCATATCGCCCGCGCGTATGTCCAGATCGGCAGCGGCAAGCCCAAGGAAGCGCAGGCCGATATTGATGCTGCCAAAAAAACCAATCCGAATGGATTGCTGGTGTTTTATACCCAGGCATTGCTCGACTTTAGCCAGAAAAAGCATGCTGCCGCGCTGGATTCGCTGCAGCAGGTCTTGCGTGCCGCGCCGGAACACATGCCCAGCGTCTTGCTGGCGGGCGCCGTGCAATTTGCCCTCGGATCAAACGAGCAGGCTGAACAGCATTTAAAGAAATATCTCGAACAGCATCCGGGCAACTTGTATGCGCGCAAGCTGCTGGCATCGGCCCTGATGAAAAACGGCCAGACGCCAAGGGCGATTGCGACCCTGGCGCCGGCTCTGAAGGAAGAGTCGAAGGATGCCCACCTGTACATGCTGGCGGGCGAAGCGCACATGCAGGCGCGGGACTTCACCAAGGCAAACGAATACTTTGAAAAAGCCAATGCACTGGCGCCCAACACCGCGCTGGTGCATACCGCGCTGGGCATGAGCAAGCTGGGGCAGGGCGAAAACGAGCGCGCCATCGCCGAGCTGGAAAAGGCTGCCAACCTCGATGCCAGGACACCGCAAGCCGGCATCCTGCTGGTCATGACGCACTTGCGCCAGAAAGAATATGACAAGGCCTTGTCGGCGGTGCTCAAGCTGGAAAAAGAACAGCCGGACAATCCCATTGTCCACAACCTGAAGGGCGGGGTCTACGTCGGCCGCAAGGAACTCGCGAATGCGCGGGCCAGCTTCGAGAAGGCGGTAACGCTTCAGCCTGGCTATTTCGCAGCCGTGCAAAACCTGGCCCAGCTCGATATGCAAAACAAGCAGCCGGAAGCGGCCAGGAAGCGCTATCTAACGCTGCTGGAGCAGGACAAGAAAAACCTCCAGGCCATGCTTGCCCTGGCGAGCCTGAGCCAGGCGCAAGGCATGAATGACGAGGTCAAGACCTGGCTGGAACGCGCCGTGGCTGACCATCCTGATGCCGTGCAGCCGGCGGCATTGCTGGTCGGGCATTACCTGCGCGCCGGTGACAAGCCAAAGGCATTGACGCTCGCCGCCAAACTGCAAAGCACGCATCCGGACGATCCGAAATTTCTCGGCGTGCTGGCCGATACGCAATTGGCCAATGGCGACCAGCGCGCAGCGCTGGAAAGCTTCAACAAGCTTGCCGTATTGCAGCCGGAATCGGCCCAGGTGCAATACCGCATCGCCAGCACGAACCTGGCGATGAAGGATGAGGTCGCTGCCAGGTCAGCACTGAAAAAATCGCAAAATCTCGACCCCGCCTTTTTCCCGGCGCAGCTGGCACTGGCCGGCCTGGAAGTGCAGAAGGAACGTTTCGAGGATGCGCTGGTGATCGCGCGCCAGATGCAAAAGCAAAAAGGCGGGCAAGCGATGGGCCACGCCCTCGAAGGCGACATCCTGATGGCGCAAAAG comes from the Janthinobacterium sp. 17J80-10 genome and includes:
- the prsT gene encoding XrtA/PEP-CTERM system TPR-repeat protein PrsT; protein product: MSTFMIKRTMSLTAIAAAIALGGSLAGCGKEDVQKLLAEARQYEQKGEHKAAVIQLKNALQKNPEDRDVRYMLGTIYLKTGDGASAEKELRKAVSLGMDATQALPDLAKSLSLQGQFQKVLDETQSADTKANAVIASLRGNAYLSLGKKDQARESLEQALLAKADYPEALIGLARLALSQGDVAGANRLIEQATSKNPQHVESWLFKGDLERAQNRVDPALAAYGQVLAIKPGDAAAHIARAYVQIGSGKPKEAQADIDAAKKTNPNGLLVFYTQALLDFSQKKHAAALDSLQQVLRAAPEHMPSVLLAGAVQFALGSNEQAEQHLKKYLEQHPGNLYARKLLASALMKNGQTPRAIATLAPALKEESKDAHLYMLAGEAHMQARDFTKANEYFEKANALAPNTALVHTALGMSKLGQGENERAIAELEKAANLDARTPQAGILLVMTHLRQKEYDKALSAVLKLEKEQPDNPIVHNLKGGVYVGRKELANARASFEKAVTLQPGYFAAVQNLAQLDMQNKQPEAARKRYLTLLEQDKKNLQAMLALASLSQAQGMNDEVKTWLERAVADHPDAVQPAALLVGHYLRAGDKPKALTLAAKLQSTHPDDPKFLGVLADTQLANGDQRAALESFNKLAVLQPESAQVQYRIASTNLAMKDEVAARSALKKSQNLDPAFFPAQLALAGLEVQKERFEDALVIARQMQKQKGGQAMGHALEGDILMAQKKPAQAIGAYERGAAIEPNGLLFVKMHGALVQAGKGADADARIGQWLKDNPSDTRARLYVANYKLLSKQNKAAIEQLQTVVKLEPQNALALNNLAWALGQEKDPRALQYAEQAYKLAPENPAVLDTLGWMLAEKGDVARGLPMLQKASGLAPASADIRYHYAQALLKSGDKGLARKEIEQLLVNTKGSAKEEEARALLKQL